The following proteins are encoded in a genomic region of Arachis ipaensis cultivar K30076 chromosome B02, Araip1.1, whole genome shotgun sequence:
- the LOC107626134 gene encoding uncharacterized protein LOC107626134: MVETRRSSSQSSTKRTLSSPSPSNPNKRSKVSTNTTEDASSTTLPVAAAPPVNESGPGNDDLPETASLKAVDACSDDVLPETLSLKATPPSLPAAEGDDLVTPQSIGEDAVDGEKSSAAAALAAAAAAGRMKKRSVKSKSGPKTAWGKLLSQCSQIPHQPMCDPTFTIGQGRQCNLWLKDPTVGNILCKLSNIERGGSPVALLEITGGKGAVQVNGKTYRKNARLILSGGDEVVFGSSGKHAYIFQQLTNNNVATTGIPSSVSILEAQSTPVNGMQVEARSGDPSAVAGASILASLSNLHKDLARLPPAAKAGKNVQQNTDASSLPSGNGDGVRDNEVKDITNTDEQTGAVSAEKTVLASSAIGNENPSVDTMEVDANVDTDAGKMAAAATCELRPLLRMLAGSYPDFDLSSSITKILEERRELRELLKDVDTPAILASTRRQAFKESLQQRVLSADNIDVSFESFPYYLSDTTKTVLIASTYIHLKCNGFGKFASDLPSVSPRILLSGPAGSDIYQETLAKALAKHFGARLLIVDSLSLPGGTPSKEVDSAKESSKPERPSVLAKRSTHAASLKHSKPASSVDAEIVGGSTISSQAMLKQEVSTASSKGTTIKTGDRVKFVGNFPSAVSSIQNFPSRGPSYGSRGKVMLAFEDNGSSKIGVRFDKSIPDGNDLGGLCEDDRGFFCSANHLLRVDGSGGDDVDKIAVQEIFEVVTSQSQNGAVVLFIKDIEKAMVGYTEMLKIKFESLPQNVVVIASHTQLDNRKEKTQPGGLLFTKFGSNQTALLDLAFPDNFGRLHDRSKETPKVMKQLGRLFPNRVTIQLPQDETLLSDWKQQLERDVETMKAQSNVVSIRTVLSRVGLECPDLETVCIKDQALTTESVEKIIGWAISYQLMHSSEPLSKDSKLVLSAESINYGLNILHGIQNENKSLKKSLKDVVTENEFEKKLLGDVIPPTDIGVTFDDIGALENVKDTLKELVMLPLQRPELFCKGQLTKPCKGILLFGPPGTGKTMLAKAVATEAGANFINISMSSITSKWFGEGEKYVKAVFSLASKIAPSVIFVDEVDSMLGRRENPGEHEAMRKMKNEFMVNWDGLRTKDKERILVLAATNRPFDLDEAVIRRLPRRLMVNLPDAPNREKILKVILAKEDLAMDVDLDALANMTDGYSGSDLKNLCVTAAHCPIREILEKEKKERSLAQAENKPLPRLCSSADIRPLKMEDFKYAHEQVCASVSSESNNMNELLQWNDLYGEGGSRKMRSLSYFM; the protein is encoded by the exons ATGGTTGAAACTAGACGCAGTTCTTCCCAATCCTCAACCAAACGCACCCTCTCTTCGCCTTCTCCTTCTAACCCCAACAAAAGATCAAAG GTTTCTACCAACACCACAGAGGATGCATCGTCCACGACGCTTCCTGTTGCTGCTGCTCCTCCTGTGAACGAATCTGGACCCGGGAATGATGATCTACCCGAGACGGCGTCGTTGAAGGCCGTTGATGCTTGCAGCGATGATGTTTTGCCAGAAACTTTGTCGTTGAAGGCCACGCCTCCTTCTTTGCCGGCGGCAGAAGGGGATGATTTGGTGACGCCTCAGTCCATAG gtGAGGATGCGGTGGATGGAGAGAAATCAAGTGCTGCGGCGGCTTTGGCGGCGGCTGCTGCTGCCGGCCGAATGAAGAAGCGGTCAGTGAAATCGAAATCAGGACCTAAGACAGCATGGGGGAAGCTCCTTTCTCAGTGTTCTCAG ATTCCTCACCAGCCTATGTGTGATCCTACCTTCACCATTGGCCAAGGTCGTCAGTGCAATTTATGGCTTAAAGATCCAACTGTTGGCAATATTTTGTGCAAGTTGAGCAACATCGAG CGTGGAGGTTCACCTGTTGCATTACTGGAAATCACAGGAGGCAAAGGTGCTGTTCAAGTTAATGGTAAGACCTATCGCAAGAATGCACGCCTTATATTAAGTGGAGGTGATGAGGTGGTCTTCGGTTCTTCTGGCAAGCATGCTTAT ATCTTTCAGCAGCTCACAAATAATAATGTTGCTACCACTGGCATACCTTCTTCTGTGAGTATTTTAGAAGCTCAGAGTACTCCAGTGAATGGAATGCAAGTTGAAGCTAGATCAGGGGACCCTTCCGCTGTTGCTGGAGCATCAATATTAGCCTCATTATCTAATCTTCATAAAGATTTAGCTCGCCTTCCGCCTGCTGCTAAAGCTGGCAAGAATGTCCAACAAAACACAGATGCTTCATCACTACCTTCTGGCAATGGGGATGGTGTTCGAGACAATGAAGTGAAGGATATCACCAATACCGACGAGCAAACTGGAGCTGTTTCTGCTGAGAAAACTGTTCTTGCATCTTCTGCTATTGGTAACGAAAATCCTAGTGTTGACACCATGGAGGTTGATGCCAATGTGGATACAGATGCTGGGAAGATGGCTGCTGCTGCTACCTGTGAATTAAGGCCGTTGCTGCGCATGCTTGCTGGTTCATATCCTGATTTTGATTTAAGTAGTAGCATTACAAAGATATTGGAGGAGCGAAGGGAATTAAGAGAACTTCTTAAAGATGTTGATACCCCAGCAATATTGGCATCAACCAGGCGGCAAGCTTTTAAGGAGAGTTTACAACAAAGAGTTCTTAGTGCTGACAATATTGATGTCTCATTTGAAAGTTTCCCATACTATCTAAG CGATACGACAAAGACCGTTTTGATTGCTTCGACATATATTCATTTGAAGTGTAATGGCTTTGGAAAATTTGCCTCAGACCTCCCCTCAGTGTCCCCACGGATATTGTTATCTGGACCTGCAG GTTCGGATATATATCAGGAGACTCTTGCCAAGGCACTTGCAAAGCATTTTGGTGCAAGGCTACTAATTGTGGATTCTCTTTCACTACCTGGT GGAACTCCATCAAAGGAAGTTGATTCTGCTAAAGAAAGTTCAAAGCCTGAACGACCATCTGTGTTGGCCAAGAGAAGTACACATGCTGCTTCTTTAAAACATAGTAAACCAGCTTCTAGTGTTGATGCTGAAATTGTGGGTGGATCCACAATAAGTTCTCAGGCTATGCTGAAGCAGGAGGTTTCTACTGCTTCATCAAAAGGCACTACTATTAAAACAG GTGATCGAGTAAAATTTGTTGGTAACTTCCCTTCTGCTGTCTCATCAATACAAAATTTTCCTTCAAG GGGACCAAGCTATGGCTCTCGTGGAAAAGTTATGCTTGCATTTGAAGATAATGGGTCTTCGAAGATTGGGGTTAGGTTTGATAAATCAATTCCTGATGGCAATGATCTTGGTGGTCTTTGTGAAGATGATCGCGGGTTCTTTTGTTCTG CAAATCATTTGTTGAGAGTAGATGGTTCAGGGGGCGATGACGTTGACAAGATTGCAGTTCAAGAAATCTTTGAG GTTGTTACCAGTCAGAGTCAAAACGGAGCAGTGGTATTATTCATTAAAGACATAGAGAAGGCAATGGTTGGGTACACCGAGAtgttgaaaattaaatttgaaagctTGCCACAGAATGTGGTGGTAATTGCCTCTCATACCCAGCTGGACAATCGAAAGGAGAAG ACACAACCTGGTGGCCTTCTATTTACGAAGTTTGGGAGCAATCAGACAGCACTACTAGATCTTGCTTTTCCG GATAATTTTGGTAGACTGCACGATAGGAGCAAAGAAACACCCAAAGTAATGAAGCAACTTGGTCGCCTCTTCCCAAACAGAGTGACTATACAGCTGCCTCAG GATGAGACCTTGCTTTCTGATTGGAAGCAGCAGCTAGAGCGTGATGTTGAGACTATGAAAGCTCAGTCTAATGTTGTGAGCATTCGCACG GTTCTCAGCAGAGTTGGATTGGAATGTCCTGACTTGGAGACTGTCTGCATCAAAGATCAAGCCCTAACAACCGAAA GTGTGGAAAAGATCATTGGTTGGGCAATAAGTTACCAGCTTATGCACTCATCTGAACCCTTATCCAAAGATTCTAAGCTTGTTCTGTCTGCAGAAAG CATTAATTATGGGCTGAACATTCTGCATGGCATTCAAAATGAAAACAAGAGCTTAAAGAAATCATTGAAG GATGTGGTTACCGAGAATGAATTTGAGAAAAAATTGCTTGGTGATGTTATTCCACCAACCGATATTGGGGTGACATTCGATGATATTGGAGCTTTGGAAAATGTGAAGGACACCTTGAAGGAATTGGtcatgcttcctcttcagagGCCGGAATTGTTTTGCAAAGGGCAGCTGACTAAG CCTTGCAAAGGAATATTGCTTTTTGGCCCCCCTGGCACAGGAAAAACTATGCTTGCAAAAGCTGTAGCAACCGAAGCTGGAGCGAATTTTATCAACATTTCAATGTCCAGCATTACTTCGAAG TGGTTTGGTGAAGGAGAAAAATATGTCAAAGCAGTCTTTTCACTGGCCAGCAAGATTGCTCCAAGTGTTATTTTCGTCGATGAG GTTGATAGTATGTTGGGAAGACGGGAAAATCCAGGTGAGCACGAGGCTATGCGTAAAATGAAGAATGAGTTTATGGTTAATTGGGATGGTCTGCGTACAAAGGATAAAGAACGTATACTTGTTCTTGCTGCTACGAATAGGCCATTTGATCTTGATGAAGCTGTTATTAGGAGGCTTCCACGAAG ATTGATGGTTAATTTGCCAGATGCTCCAAATAGAGAAAAAATTCTAAAAGTCATTTTAGCAAAGGAAGATTTGGCAATGGACGTTGATTTGGATGCGTTGGCAAATATGACTGATGGATATTCAGGGAGCGATCTAAAG AATCTTTGCGTCACAGCGGCTCACTGCCCAATAAGAGAGATcttggagaaggagaagaag GAGAGAAGTTTAGCACAAGCTGAGAACAAACCTTTGCCGAGATTGTGTAGCAGTGCCGATATTCGACCCTTAAAGATGGAAGATTTTAAATATGCACATGAGCAG GTGTGCGCGAGTGTGTCATCGGAATCAAACAATATGAATGAGCTACTCCAATGGAATGACCTTTACGGAGAAGGCGGCTCGAGAAAAATGAGATCATTGAGCTATTTCATGTGA